The Orcinus orca chromosome 16, mOrcOrc1.1, whole genome shotgun sequence genome includes a window with the following:
- the NELFCD gene encoding negative elongation factor C/D isoform X1, which produces MAGAAPGAIMDEDYFGSAAEWGDEADGGQQEDDYGEGEDDAEVQQECLHKFSTRDYIMEPSIFNTLKRYFQAGGSPENVIQLLSENYTAVAQTVNLLAEWLIQTGVEPVQVQETVENHLKTLLIKHFDPRKADSIFTEEGETPAWLEQMIAHTTWRDLFYKLAEAHPDCLMLNFTVKLISDAGYQGEITSVSTACQQLEVFSRVLRTSLATILDGGEENLEKNLPEFAKMVCHGEHTYLFAQALMSVLAQEEQGGSAVRRAAQEVQRFAQERGHDASQITLALGTAASYPRACQALGAMLSKGALNPADITVLFKMFTSMDPPPVELIRVPAFLDLFMQSLFKPGARINQDHKHKYIHILAYAASVVETWKKNKRVSINKDELKSTSKAVETVHNLCCNENKGASELVAELSTLYQCIRFPVVAMGVLKWVDWTVSEPRYFQLQTDHTPVHLALLDEISTCHQLLHPQVLQLLVKLFETEHSQLDVMEQVSGQPEGWAAQREGGPFLSLVAPPVQLELKKTLLDRMVHLLSRGYVLPVVSYIRKCLEKLDTDISLIRHFVTEVLDVIAPPYTSDFVQLFLPILENDSIAGTIKTEGEHDPVTEFIAHCKSNFILVN; this is translated from the exons ATGGCGGGGGCCGCGCCGGGCGCCATCATGGACGAGGACTACTTCGGGAGCGCGGCCGAGTGGGGCGACGAGGCGGACGGCGGCCAG CAGGAGGATGATTATGGAGAGGGAGAAGATGATGCCGAGGTCCAGCAAGAATGCCTACATAAATTTTCTACCCGGGATTATATAATGGAACCCTCCATCTTTAACACTCTAAAGAG gtattttcagGCGGGAGGGTCTCCAGAGAACGTTATCCAGCTCTTGTCAGAGAACTACACTGCTGTGGCCCAGACCGTCAACCTGCTGGCCGAGTGGCTCATTCAGACAG GTGTTGAACCAGTGCAGGTTCAGGAAACTGTGGAAAATCATCTGAAGACTTTACTGATCAAACATTTCGACCCCCGCAAAGCAGATTCTATCTTTACTGAAGAAGGAGAG ACCCCCGCTTGGCTTGAACAAATGATTGCACATACCACGTGGAGAGACCTTTTCTACAAACTGGCTGAAGCCCACCCAGACTGTTTGATGCTCAACTTCACTGTTAAG CTTATCTCCGACGCAGGGTACCAAGGGGAGATCACCAGCGTGTCCACGGCCTGCCAGCAGCTGGAGGTGTTTTCTAGAGTGCTTCGTACCTCTCTAGCTACGATTTTGGACGGAGGCGAAGAAAACCTCGAAAAAAATCTCCCCGAGTTTGCT AAGATGGTGTGTCACGGGGAGCACACGTATCTGTTCGCCCAGGCCCTGATGTCCGTGCTGGCCCAGGAGGAGCAGGGGGGCTCGGCCGTGCGCAGGGCCGCACAGGAGGTCCAGCGCTTCGCCCAGGAGAG AGGCCATGACGCCAGTCAGATCACGCTCGCACTGGGCACAGCTGCCTCCTACCCCCGGGCGTGTCAGGCCCTTGGGGCTATGTTGTCCAAGGGAGCCCTGAATCCGGCCGACATCACAGTCCTGTTCAAGATGTTTACAAGCATGGACCCGCCTCCTGTTGAACTC ATCCGGGTGCCAGCCTTCCTGGACCTGTTCATGCAGTCACTCTTTAAACCAGGGGCCAGGATCAACCAGGACCACAAGCATAAGTACATCCACATCTTAGCATATGCAGCGAGCGTGGTGGAGACCTGGAAGAAG AACAAGCGAGTCAGCATCAATAAGGACGAGCTGAAGTCAACATCGAAAGCTGTTGAGACTGTTCACAACTTGTGTTGCAATGAGAACAAAGGGGCGTCTGAGCTTGTGGCCGAGCTGAGCACCCTCTACCAGTGTATCAG GTTTCCAGTGGTGGCCATGGGTGTGCTGAAGTGGGTGGACTGGACTGTGTCAGAGCCGAGGTACTTCCAGCTGCAGACGGACCACACCCCGGTGCACCTGGCACTGCTGGACGAG ATCAGCACCTGCCACCAGCTCCTCCACCCGCAGGTCCTGCAGCTGCTGGTGAAGCTCTTCGAGACAGAGCATTCCCAGCTGGACGTGATGGAGCAGGTGAGCGGGCAGCCCGAGGGCTGGGCTGCACAGCGGGAAGGCGGCCCCTTTCTCAGCCTTGTCGCCCCACCCGTGCAGCTCGAGTTGAAGAAGACCCTCCTGGACAGGATGGTGCACCTGCTGAGCCGGGGCTACGTGCTCCCCGTGGTCAGTTACATCCGCAAGTGTCTGGAGAAGCTGGACACCGACATCTCCCTCATTCGCCACTTTGTGACTGAG GTGCTCGACGTCATCGCGCCCCCCTACACCTCTGACTTCGTGCAGCTTTTCCTTCCTATCCTGGAGAACGACAGCATCGCCGGCACCATTAAAACAGAAGGTGAACACGACCCTGTGACAGAGTTTATAG CTCACTGCAAGTCTAACTTCATCTTGGTGAACTGA
- the NELFCD gene encoding negative elongation factor C/D isoform X2, protein MAGAAPGAIMDEDYFGSAAEWGDEADGGQEDDYGEGEDDAEVQQECLHKFSTRDYIMEPSIFNTLKRYFQAGGSPENVIQLLSENYTAVAQTVNLLAEWLIQTGVEPVQVQETVENHLKTLLIKHFDPRKADSIFTEEGETPAWLEQMIAHTTWRDLFYKLAEAHPDCLMLNFTVKLISDAGYQGEITSVSTACQQLEVFSRVLRTSLATILDGGEENLEKNLPEFAKMVCHGEHTYLFAQALMSVLAQEEQGGSAVRRAAQEVQRFAQERGHDASQITLALGTAASYPRACQALGAMLSKGALNPADITVLFKMFTSMDPPPVELIRVPAFLDLFMQSLFKPGARINQDHKHKYIHILAYAASVVETWKKNKRVSINKDELKSTSKAVETVHNLCCNENKGASELVAELSTLYQCIRFPVVAMGVLKWVDWTVSEPRYFQLQTDHTPVHLALLDEISTCHQLLHPQVLQLLVKLFETEHSQLDVMEQVSGQPEGWAAQREGGPFLSLVAPPVQLELKKTLLDRMVHLLSRGYVLPVVSYIRKCLEKLDTDISLIRHFVTEVLDVIAPPYTSDFVQLFLPILENDSIAGTIKTEGEHDPVTEFIAHCKSNFILVN, encoded by the exons ATGGCGGGGGCCGCGCCGGGCGCCATCATGGACGAGGACTACTTCGGGAGCGCGGCCGAGTGGGGCGACGAGGCGGACGGCGGCCAG GAGGATGATTATGGAGAGGGAGAAGATGATGCCGAGGTCCAGCAAGAATGCCTACATAAATTTTCTACCCGGGATTATATAATGGAACCCTCCATCTTTAACACTCTAAAGAG gtattttcagGCGGGAGGGTCTCCAGAGAACGTTATCCAGCTCTTGTCAGAGAACTACACTGCTGTGGCCCAGACCGTCAACCTGCTGGCCGAGTGGCTCATTCAGACAG GTGTTGAACCAGTGCAGGTTCAGGAAACTGTGGAAAATCATCTGAAGACTTTACTGATCAAACATTTCGACCCCCGCAAAGCAGATTCTATCTTTACTGAAGAAGGAGAG ACCCCCGCTTGGCTTGAACAAATGATTGCACATACCACGTGGAGAGACCTTTTCTACAAACTGGCTGAAGCCCACCCAGACTGTTTGATGCTCAACTTCACTGTTAAG CTTATCTCCGACGCAGGGTACCAAGGGGAGATCACCAGCGTGTCCACGGCCTGCCAGCAGCTGGAGGTGTTTTCTAGAGTGCTTCGTACCTCTCTAGCTACGATTTTGGACGGAGGCGAAGAAAACCTCGAAAAAAATCTCCCCGAGTTTGCT AAGATGGTGTGTCACGGGGAGCACACGTATCTGTTCGCCCAGGCCCTGATGTCCGTGCTGGCCCAGGAGGAGCAGGGGGGCTCGGCCGTGCGCAGGGCCGCACAGGAGGTCCAGCGCTTCGCCCAGGAGAG AGGCCATGACGCCAGTCAGATCACGCTCGCACTGGGCACAGCTGCCTCCTACCCCCGGGCGTGTCAGGCCCTTGGGGCTATGTTGTCCAAGGGAGCCCTGAATCCGGCCGACATCACAGTCCTGTTCAAGATGTTTACAAGCATGGACCCGCCTCCTGTTGAACTC ATCCGGGTGCCAGCCTTCCTGGACCTGTTCATGCAGTCACTCTTTAAACCAGGGGCCAGGATCAACCAGGACCACAAGCATAAGTACATCCACATCTTAGCATATGCAGCGAGCGTGGTGGAGACCTGGAAGAAG AACAAGCGAGTCAGCATCAATAAGGACGAGCTGAAGTCAACATCGAAAGCTGTTGAGACTGTTCACAACTTGTGTTGCAATGAGAACAAAGGGGCGTCTGAGCTTGTGGCCGAGCTGAGCACCCTCTACCAGTGTATCAG GTTTCCAGTGGTGGCCATGGGTGTGCTGAAGTGGGTGGACTGGACTGTGTCAGAGCCGAGGTACTTCCAGCTGCAGACGGACCACACCCCGGTGCACCTGGCACTGCTGGACGAG ATCAGCACCTGCCACCAGCTCCTCCACCCGCAGGTCCTGCAGCTGCTGGTGAAGCTCTTCGAGACAGAGCATTCCCAGCTGGACGTGATGGAGCAGGTGAGCGGGCAGCCCGAGGGCTGGGCTGCACAGCGGGAAGGCGGCCCCTTTCTCAGCCTTGTCGCCCCACCCGTGCAGCTCGAGTTGAAGAAGACCCTCCTGGACAGGATGGTGCACCTGCTGAGCCGGGGCTACGTGCTCCCCGTGGTCAGTTACATCCGCAAGTGTCTGGAGAAGCTGGACACCGACATCTCCCTCATTCGCCACTTTGTGACTGAG GTGCTCGACGTCATCGCGCCCCCCTACACCTCTGACTTCGTGCAGCTTTTCCTTCCTATCCTGGAGAACGACAGCATCGCCGGCACCATTAAAACAGAAGGTGAACACGACCCTGTGACAGAGTTTATAG CTCACTGCAAGTCTAACTTCATCTTGGTGAACTGA
- the NELFCD gene encoding negative elongation factor C/D isoform X7 — protein MFETQLPGLLPWGLGGVGLERSLGTCLLTRVKEDDYGEGEDDAEVQQECLHKFSTRDYIMEPSIFNTLKRYFQAGGSPENVIQLLSENYTAVAQTVNLLAEWLIQTGVEPVQVQETVENHLKTLLIKHFDPRKADSIFTEEGETPAWLEQMIAHTTWRDLFYKLAEAHPDCLMLNFTVKLISDAGYQGEITSVSTACQQLEVFSRVLRTSLATILDGGEENLEKNLPEFAKMVCHGEHTYLFAQALMSVLAQEEQGGSAVRRAAQEVQRFAQERGHDASQITLALGTAASYPRACQALGAMLSKGALNPADITVLFKMFTSMDPPPVELIRVPAFLDLFMQSLFKPGARINQDHKHKYIHILAYAASVVETWKKNKRVSINKDELKSTSKAVETVHNLCCNENKGASELVAELSTLYQCIRFPVVAMGVLKWVDWTVSEPRYFQLQTDHTPVHLALLDEISTCHQLLHPQVLQLLVKLFETEHSQLDVMEQVSGQPEGWAAQREGGPFLSLVAPPVQLELKKTLLDRMVHLLSRGYVLPVVSYIRKCLEKLDTDISLIRHFVTEVLDVIAPPYTSDFVQLFLPILENDSIAGTIKTEGEHDPVTEFIAHCKSNFILVN, from the exons ATGTTTGAAACCCAGCTTCCCGGGCTCCtcccctggggcctgggaggagTTGGTCTGGAGCGGAGCCTAGGAACCTGCCTTTTAACAAGAGTCAAG GAGGATGATTATGGAGAGGGAGAAGATGATGCCGAGGTCCAGCAAGAATGCCTACATAAATTTTCTACCCGGGATTATATAATGGAACCCTCCATCTTTAACACTCTAAAGAG gtattttcagGCGGGAGGGTCTCCAGAGAACGTTATCCAGCTCTTGTCAGAGAACTACACTGCTGTGGCCCAGACCGTCAACCTGCTGGCCGAGTGGCTCATTCAGACAG GTGTTGAACCAGTGCAGGTTCAGGAAACTGTGGAAAATCATCTGAAGACTTTACTGATCAAACATTTCGACCCCCGCAAAGCAGATTCTATCTTTACTGAAGAAGGAGAG ACCCCCGCTTGGCTTGAACAAATGATTGCACATACCACGTGGAGAGACCTTTTCTACAAACTGGCTGAAGCCCACCCAGACTGTTTGATGCTCAACTTCACTGTTAAG CTTATCTCCGACGCAGGGTACCAAGGGGAGATCACCAGCGTGTCCACGGCCTGCCAGCAGCTGGAGGTGTTTTCTAGAGTGCTTCGTACCTCTCTAGCTACGATTTTGGACGGAGGCGAAGAAAACCTCGAAAAAAATCTCCCCGAGTTTGCT AAGATGGTGTGTCACGGGGAGCACACGTATCTGTTCGCCCAGGCCCTGATGTCCGTGCTGGCCCAGGAGGAGCAGGGGGGCTCGGCCGTGCGCAGGGCCGCACAGGAGGTCCAGCGCTTCGCCCAGGAGAG AGGCCATGACGCCAGTCAGATCACGCTCGCACTGGGCACAGCTGCCTCCTACCCCCGGGCGTGTCAGGCCCTTGGGGCTATGTTGTCCAAGGGAGCCCTGAATCCGGCCGACATCACAGTCCTGTTCAAGATGTTTACAAGCATGGACCCGCCTCCTGTTGAACTC ATCCGGGTGCCAGCCTTCCTGGACCTGTTCATGCAGTCACTCTTTAAACCAGGGGCCAGGATCAACCAGGACCACAAGCATAAGTACATCCACATCTTAGCATATGCAGCGAGCGTGGTGGAGACCTGGAAGAAG AACAAGCGAGTCAGCATCAATAAGGACGAGCTGAAGTCAACATCGAAAGCTGTTGAGACTGTTCACAACTTGTGTTGCAATGAGAACAAAGGGGCGTCTGAGCTTGTGGCCGAGCTGAGCACCCTCTACCAGTGTATCAG GTTTCCAGTGGTGGCCATGGGTGTGCTGAAGTGGGTGGACTGGACTGTGTCAGAGCCGAGGTACTTCCAGCTGCAGACGGACCACACCCCGGTGCACCTGGCACTGCTGGACGAG ATCAGCACCTGCCACCAGCTCCTCCACCCGCAGGTCCTGCAGCTGCTGGTGAAGCTCTTCGAGACAGAGCATTCCCAGCTGGACGTGATGGAGCAGGTGAGCGGGCAGCCCGAGGGCTGGGCTGCACAGCGGGAAGGCGGCCCCTTTCTCAGCCTTGTCGCCCCACCCGTGCAGCTCGAGTTGAAGAAGACCCTCCTGGACAGGATGGTGCACCTGCTGAGCCGGGGCTACGTGCTCCCCGTGGTCAGTTACATCCGCAAGTGTCTGGAGAAGCTGGACACCGACATCTCCCTCATTCGCCACTTTGTGACTGAG GTGCTCGACGTCATCGCGCCCCCCTACACCTCTGACTTCGTGCAGCTTTTCCTTCCTATCCTGGAGAACGACAGCATCGCCGGCACCATTAAAACAGAAGGTGAACACGACCCTGTGACAGAGTTTATAG CTCACTGCAAGTCTAACTTCATCTTGGTGAACTGA
- the NELFCD gene encoding negative elongation factor C/D isoform X8, whose protein sequence is MAGAAPGAIMDEDYFGSAAEWGDEADGGQQEDDYGEGEDDAEVQQECLHKFSTRDYIMEPSIFNTLKRYFQAGGSPENVIQLLSENYTAVAQTVNLLAEWLIQTGVEPVQVQETVENHLKTLLIKHFDPRKADSIFTEEGETPAWLEQMIAHTTWRDLFYKLAEAHPDCLMLNFTVKLISDAGYQGEITSVSTACQQLEVFSRVLRTSLATILDGGEENLEKNLPEFAKMVCHGEHTYLFAQALMSVLAQEEQGGSAVRRAAQEVQRFAQERGHDASQITLALGTAASYPRACQALGAMLSKGALNPADITVLFKMFTSMDPPPVELIRVPAFLDLFMQSLFKPGARINQDHKHKYIHILAYAASVVETWKKNKRVSINKDELKSTSKAVETVHNLCCNENKGASELVAELSTLYQCIRFPVVAMGVLKWVDWTVSEPRYFQLQTDHTPVHLALLDEVLQLLVKLFETEHSQLDVMEQLELKKTLLDRMVHLLSRGYVLPVVSYIRKCLEKLDTDISLIRHFVTEVLDVIAPPYTSDFVQLFLPILENDSIAGTIKTEGEHDPVTEFIAHCKSNFILVN, encoded by the exons ATGGCGGGGGCCGCGCCGGGCGCCATCATGGACGAGGACTACTTCGGGAGCGCGGCCGAGTGGGGCGACGAGGCGGACGGCGGCCAG CAGGAGGATGATTATGGAGAGGGAGAAGATGATGCCGAGGTCCAGCAAGAATGCCTACATAAATTTTCTACCCGGGATTATATAATGGAACCCTCCATCTTTAACACTCTAAAGAG gtattttcagGCGGGAGGGTCTCCAGAGAACGTTATCCAGCTCTTGTCAGAGAACTACACTGCTGTGGCCCAGACCGTCAACCTGCTGGCCGAGTGGCTCATTCAGACAG GTGTTGAACCAGTGCAGGTTCAGGAAACTGTGGAAAATCATCTGAAGACTTTACTGATCAAACATTTCGACCCCCGCAAAGCAGATTCTATCTTTACTGAAGAAGGAGAG ACCCCCGCTTGGCTTGAACAAATGATTGCACATACCACGTGGAGAGACCTTTTCTACAAACTGGCTGAAGCCCACCCAGACTGTTTGATGCTCAACTTCACTGTTAAG CTTATCTCCGACGCAGGGTACCAAGGGGAGATCACCAGCGTGTCCACGGCCTGCCAGCAGCTGGAGGTGTTTTCTAGAGTGCTTCGTACCTCTCTAGCTACGATTTTGGACGGAGGCGAAGAAAACCTCGAAAAAAATCTCCCCGAGTTTGCT AAGATGGTGTGTCACGGGGAGCACACGTATCTGTTCGCCCAGGCCCTGATGTCCGTGCTGGCCCAGGAGGAGCAGGGGGGCTCGGCCGTGCGCAGGGCCGCACAGGAGGTCCAGCGCTTCGCCCAGGAGAG AGGCCATGACGCCAGTCAGATCACGCTCGCACTGGGCACAGCTGCCTCCTACCCCCGGGCGTGTCAGGCCCTTGGGGCTATGTTGTCCAAGGGAGCCCTGAATCCGGCCGACATCACAGTCCTGTTCAAGATGTTTACAAGCATGGACCCGCCTCCTGTTGAACTC ATCCGGGTGCCAGCCTTCCTGGACCTGTTCATGCAGTCACTCTTTAAACCAGGGGCCAGGATCAACCAGGACCACAAGCATAAGTACATCCACATCTTAGCATATGCAGCGAGCGTGGTGGAGACCTGGAAGAAG AACAAGCGAGTCAGCATCAATAAGGACGAGCTGAAGTCAACATCGAAAGCTGTTGAGACTGTTCACAACTTGTGTTGCAATGAGAACAAAGGGGCGTCTGAGCTTGTGGCCGAGCTGAGCACCCTCTACCAGTGTATCAG GTTTCCAGTGGTGGCCATGGGTGTGCTGAAGTGGGTGGACTGGACTGTGTCAGAGCCGAGGTACTTCCAGCTGCAGACGGACCACACCCCGGTGCACCTGGCACTGCTGGACGAG GTCCTGCAGCTGCTGGTGAAGCTCTTCGAGACAGAGCATTCCCAGCTGGACGTGATGGAGCAG CTCGAGTTGAAGAAGACCCTCCTGGACAGGATGGTGCACCTGCTGAGCCGGGGCTACGTGCTCCCCGTGGTCAGTTACATCCGCAAGTGTCTGGAGAAGCTGGACACCGACATCTCCCTCATTCGCCACTTTGTGACTGAG GTGCTCGACGTCATCGCGCCCCCCTACACCTCTGACTTCGTGCAGCTTTTCCTTCCTATCCTGGAGAACGACAGCATCGCCGGCACCATTAAAACAGAAGGTGAACACGACCCTGTGACAGAGTTTATAG CTCACTGCAAGTCTAACTTCATCTTGGTGAACTGA
- the NELFCD gene encoding negative elongation factor C/D isoform X4, which produces MAGAAPGAIMDEDYFGSAAEWGDEADGGQQEDDYGEGEDDAEVQQECLHKFSTRDYIMEPSIFNTLKRYFQAGGSPENVIQLLSENYTAVAQTVNLLAEWLIQTGVEPVQVQETVENHLKTLLIKHFDPRKADSIFTEEGETPAWLEQMIAHTTWRDLFYKLAEAHPDCLMLNFTVKLISDAGYQGEITSVSTACQQLEVFSRVLRTSLATILDGGEENLEKNLPEFAKMVCHGEHTYLFAQALMSVLAQEEQGGSAVRRAAQEVQRFAQERGHDASQITLALGTAASYPRACQALGAMLSKGALNPADITVLFKMFTSMDPPPVELIRVPAFLDLFMQSLFKPGARINQDHKHKYIHILAYAASVVETWKKNKRVSINKDELKSTSKAVETVHNLCCNENKGASELVAELSTLYQCIRFPVVAMGVLKWVDWTVSEPRYFQLQTDHTPVHLALLDEVLQLLVKLFETEHSQLDVMEQVSGQPEGWAAQREGGPFLSLVAPPVQLELKKTLLDRMVHLLSRGYVLPVVSYIRKCLEKLDTDISLIRHFVTEVLDVIAPPYTSDFVQLFLPILENDSIAGTIKTEGEHDPVTEFIAHCKSNFILVN; this is translated from the exons ATGGCGGGGGCCGCGCCGGGCGCCATCATGGACGAGGACTACTTCGGGAGCGCGGCCGAGTGGGGCGACGAGGCGGACGGCGGCCAG CAGGAGGATGATTATGGAGAGGGAGAAGATGATGCCGAGGTCCAGCAAGAATGCCTACATAAATTTTCTACCCGGGATTATATAATGGAACCCTCCATCTTTAACACTCTAAAGAG gtattttcagGCGGGAGGGTCTCCAGAGAACGTTATCCAGCTCTTGTCAGAGAACTACACTGCTGTGGCCCAGACCGTCAACCTGCTGGCCGAGTGGCTCATTCAGACAG GTGTTGAACCAGTGCAGGTTCAGGAAACTGTGGAAAATCATCTGAAGACTTTACTGATCAAACATTTCGACCCCCGCAAAGCAGATTCTATCTTTACTGAAGAAGGAGAG ACCCCCGCTTGGCTTGAACAAATGATTGCACATACCACGTGGAGAGACCTTTTCTACAAACTGGCTGAAGCCCACCCAGACTGTTTGATGCTCAACTTCACTGTTAAG CTTATCTCCGACGCAGGGTACCAAGGGGAGATCACCAGCGTGTCCACGGCCTGCCAGCAGCTGGAGGTGTTTTCTAGAGTGCTTCGTACCTCTCTAGCTACGATTTTGGACGGAGGCGAAGAAAACCTCGAAAAAAATCTCCCCGAGTTTGCT AAGATGGTGTGTCACGGGGAGCACACGTATCTGTTCGCCCAGGCCCTGATGTCCGTGCTGGCCCAGGAGGAGCAGGGGGGCTCGGCCGTGCGCAGGGCCGCACAGGAGGTCCAGCGCTTCGCCCAGGAGAG AGGCCATGACGCCAGTCAGATCACGCTCGCACTGGGCACAGCTGCCTCCTACCCCCGGGCGTGTCAGGCCCTTGGGGCTATGTTGTCCAAGGGAGCCCTGAATCCGGCCGACATCACAGTCCTGTTCAAGATGTTTACAAGCATGGACCCGCCTCCTGTTGAACTC ATCCGGGTGCCAGCCTTCCTGGACCTGTTCATGCAGTCACTCTTTAAACCAGGGGCCAGGATCAACCAGGACCACAAGCATAAGTACATCCACATCTTAGCATATGCAGCGAGCGTGGTGGAGACCTGGAAGAAG AACAAGCGAGTCAGCATCAATAAGGACGAGCTGAAGTCAACATCGAAAGCTGTTGAGACTGTTCACAACTTGTGTTGCAATGAGAACAAAGGGGCGTCTGAGCTTGTGGCCGAGCTGAGCACCCTCTACCAGTGTATCAG GTTTCCAGTGGTGGCCATGGGTGTGCTGAAGTGGGTGGACTGGACTGTGTCAGAGCCGAGGTACTTCCAGCTGCAGACGGACCACACCCCGGTGCACCTGGCACTGCTGGACGAG GTCCTGCAGCTGCTGGTGAAGCTCTTCGAGACAGAGCATTCCCAGCTGGACGTGATGGAGCAGGTGAGCGGGCAGCCCGAGGGCTGGGCTGCACAGCGGGAAGGCGGCCCCTTTCTCAGCCTTGTCGCCCCACCCGTGCAGCTCGAGTTGAAGAAGACCCTCCTGGACAGGATGGTGCACCTGCTGAGCCGGGGCTACGTGCTCCCCGTGGTCAGTTACATCCGCAAGTGTCTGGAGAAGCTGGACACCGACATCTCCCTCATTCGCCACTTTGTGACTGAG GTGCTCGACGTCATCGCGCCCCCCTACACCTCTGACTTCGTGCAGCTTTTCCTTCCTATCCTGGAGAACGACAGCATCGCCGGCACCATTAAAACAGAAGGTGAACACGACCCTGTGACAGAGTTTATAG CTCACTGCAAGTCTAACTTCATCTTGGTGAACTGA
- the NELFCD gene encoding negative elongation factor C/D isoform X6, which produces MAGAAPGAIMDEDYFGSAAEWGDEADGGQQEDDYGEGEDDAEVQQECLHKFSTRDYIMEPSIFNTLKRYFQAGGSPENVIQLLSENYTAVAQTVNLLAEWLIQTGVEPVQVQETVENHLKTLLIKHFDPRKADSIFTEEGETPAWLEQMIAHTTWRDLFYKLAEAHPDCLMLNFTVKLISDAGYQGEITSVSTACQQLEVFSRVLRTSLATILDGGEENLEKNLPEFAKMVCHGEHTYLFAQALMSVLAQEEQGGSAVRRAAQEVQRFAQERGHDASQITLALGTAASYPRACQALGAMLSKGALNPADITVLFKMFTSMDPPPVELIRVPAFLDLFMQSLFKPGARINQDHKHKYIHILAYAASVVETWKKNKRVSINKDELKSTSKAVETVHNLCCNENKGASELVAELSTLYQCIRFPVVAMGVLKWVDWTVSEPRYFQLQTDHTPVHLALLDEISTCHQLLHPQVLQLLVKLFETEHSQLDVMEQLELKKTLLDRMVHLLSRGYVLPVVSYIRKCLEKLDTDISLIRHFVTEVLDVIAPPYTSDFVQLFLPILENDSIAGTIKTEGEHDPVTEFIAHCKSNFILVN; this is translated from the exons ATGGCGGGGGCCGCGCCGGGCGCCATCATGGACGAGGACTACTTCGGGAGCGCGGCCGAGTGGGGCGACGAGGCGGACGGCGGCCAG CAGGAGGATGATTATGGAGAGGGAGAAGATGATGCCGAGGTCCAGCAAGAATGCCTACATAAATTTTCTACCCGGGATTATATAATGGAACCCTCCATCTTTAACACTCTAAAGAG gtattttcagGCGGGAGGGTCTCCAGAGAACGTTATCCAGCTCTTGTCAGAGAACTACACTGCTGTGGCCCAGACCGTCAACCTGCTGGCCGAGTGGCTCATTCAGACAG GTGTTGAACCAGTGCAGGTTCAGGAAACTGTGGAAAATCATCTGAAGACTTTACTGATCAAACATTTCGACCCCCGCAAAGCAGATTCTATCTTTACTGAAGAAGGAGAG ACCCCCGCTTGGCTTGAACAAATGATTGCACATACCACGTGGAGAGACCTTTTCTACAAACTGGCTGAAGCCCACCCAGACTGTTTGATGCTCAACTTCACTGTTAAG CTTATCTCCGACGCAGGGTACCAAGGGGAGATCACCAGCGTGTCCACGGCCTGCCAGCAGCTGGAGGTGTTTTCTAGAGTGCTTCGTACCTCTCTAGCTACGATTTTGGACGGAGGCGAAGAAAACCTCGAAAAAAATCTCCCCGAGTTTGCT AAGATGGTGTGTCACGGGGAGCACACGTATCTGTTCGCCCAGGCCCTGATGTCCGTGCTGGCCCAGGAGGAGCAGGGGGGCTCGGCCGTGCGCAGGGCCGCACAGGAGGTCCAGCGCTTCGCCCAGGAGAG AGGCCATGACGCCAGTCAGATCACGCTCGCACTGGGCACAGCTGCCTCCTACCCCCGGGCGTGTCAGGCCCTTGGGGCTATGTTGTCCAAGGGAGCCCTGAATCCGGCCGACATCACAGTCCTGTTCAAGATGTTTACAAGCATGGACCCGCCTCCTGTTGAACTC ATCCGGGTGCCAGCCTTCCTGGACCTGTTCATGCAGTCACTCTTTAAACCAGGGGCCAGGATCAACCAGGACCACAAGCATAAGTACATCCACATCTTAGCATATGCAGCGAGCGTGGTGGAGACCTGGAAGAAG AACAAGCGAGTCAGCATCAATAAGGACGAGCTGAAGTCAACATCGAAAGCTGTTGAGACTGTTCACAACTTGTGTTGCAATGAGAACAAAGGGGCGTCTGAGCTTGTGGCCGAGCTGAGCACCCTCTACCAGTGTATCAG GTTTCCAGTGGTGGCCATGGGTGTGCTGAAGTGGGTGGACTGGACTGTGTCAGAGCCGAGGTACTTCCAGCTGCAGACGGACCACACCCCGGTGCACCTGGCACTGCTGGACGAG ATCAGCACCTGCCACCAGCTCCTCCACCCGCAGGTCCTGCAGCTGCTGGTGAAGCTCTTCGAGACAGAGCATTCCCAGCTGGACGTGATGGAGCAG CTCGAGTTGAAGAAGACCCTCCTGGACAGGATGGTGCACCTGCTGAGCCGGGGCTACGTGCTCCCCGTGGTCAGTTACATCCGCAAGTGTCTGGAGAAGCTGGACACCGACATCTCCCTCATTCGCCACTTTGTGACTGAG GTGCTCGACGTCATCGCGCCCCCCTACACCTCTGACTTCGTGCAGCTTTTCCTTCCTATCCTGGAGAACGACAGCATCGCCGGCACCATTAAAACAGAAGGTGAACACGACCCTGTGACAGAGTTTATAG CTCACTGCAAGTCTAACTTCATCTTGGTGAACTGA